In Actinomadura citrea, a single window of DNA contains:
- a CDS encoding extracellular solute-binding protein, with protein sequence MRTPRSALLTLAAAGLLMTACGAPDSGGAASEPAASDVRLPSKPVTLNIIDVAGNLQLTQQIFENYRKEHPELVGRITYTKATAPELAGKVKAQQDAGRLDIDLVLTGTDGLSAGLEQNLWVDLAGRYAAKLPDLRSQYLEPAAKMQDLAQGRGVVVTYYPSGPLLEYDPKRVPDPPKTAEALLAWAKAHPKKLEYARPSNSGPGRTWLMGLPYILKDPDPKDPSNGWPKTWTYLKDLDRYIEYYPTGTSQTMKELGEGTRDIILSTTGWDINPRVLGQVPKDVRIQPLEGFTWVTDAHYMVVPKGVSGGKLAVLLDLVKFALQPKQQAITYDRGYFYPGPAVKGVTLDMAPAESQKAIKEYGRPEYDSLIAGSPKAPPLDARALVAAFDRWDREVGGQKVKQS encoded by the coding sequence ATGAGAACTCCTCGATCCGCACTCCTCACCCTCGCCGCCGCCGGCCTGCTGATGACCGCCTGCGGGGCGCCCGACTCGGGCGGCGCCGCCTCCGAACCGGCCGCCTCGGACGTCCGGCTCCCGTCCAAGCCCGTCACCCTCAACATCATCGACGTCGCCGGCAACCTCCAGCTCACCCAGCAGATCTTCGAGAACTACAGGAAGGAGCACCCGGAGCTCGTCGGCAGGATCACCTACACCAAGGCCACCGCGCCCGAGCTGGCCGGCAAGGTCAAGGCGCAGCAGGACGCCGGACGCCTCGACATCGACCTCGTGCTGACCGGCACCGACGGCCTCTCCGCCGGCCTGGAGCAGAACCTGTGGGTCGACCTCGCGGGCAGGTACGCCGCCAAGCTGCCCGATCTGAGGTCGCAGTACCTGGAGCCCGCCGCCAAGATGCAGGACCTCGCGCAGGGCCGGGGCGTCGTCGTGACGTACTACCCCTCCGGCCCGCTGCTGGAGTACGACCCGAAGAGGGTCCCGGACCCGCCGAAGACGGCCGAGGCCCTGCTGGCCTGGGCGAAGGCGCATCCGAAAAAGCTGGAGTACGCCCGCCCGTCCAACTCCGGCCCCGGACGGACGTGGCTCATGGGCCTGCCCTACATCCTCAAGGACCCCGACCCCAAGGACCCCTCGAACGGCTGGCCCAAGACCTGGACCTACCTCAAGGACCTCGACCGGTACATCGAGTACTACCCGACCGGCACCTCGCAGACGATGAAGGAACTGGGCGAGGGCACCCGCGACATCATCCTCAGCACCACCGGCTGGGACATCAACCCGCGCGTCCTCGGCCAGGTGCCGAAGGACGTGCGGATCCAGCCCCTGGAGGGCTTCACCTGGGTCACCGACGCCCACTACATGGTCGTCCCGAAGGGCGTGTCCGGCGGGAAGCTCGCCGTCCTGCTCGACCTGGTGAAGTTCGCGCTCCAGCCGAAGCAGCAGGCGATCACCTACGACAGGGGCTACTTCTACCCGGGCCCCGCTGTGAAGGGCGTGACGCTCGACATGGCCCCGGCCGAGAGCCAGAAGGCGATCAAGGAGTACGGCCGCCCGGAGTACGACTCGCTCATCGCCGGCAGCCCCAAGGCCCCGCCGCTCGACGCCAGGGCGCTCGTCGCCGCCTTCGACCGCTGGGACCGCGAGGTGGGCGGGCAGAAGGTCAAGCAGTCATGA
- a CDS encoding LacI family DNA-binding transcriptional regulator, with protein MGGTGTGGGATGRRRAEGPRASIRAVARLAGVSPSTVSRALNNPELVNAETRRRVLECAERLGYRPNRAAQSLVLGRTRNVGLIVPDIANPFFAPFIKGVEAYFRDTEYAVFLADTDEDTATEVRLAEAMVERVDGLILCAPRMTGARLRAVAARTAVVLANRTSGAAPSVLLDFRPGMEQAVAHVHALGHRRCAYLSGPANSWSNRQRRRFLGAACAERGIEPVDLGPYEPRFTGGYRAADEVLAAGVTAVFAYNDLVALGVLSRLAARGVPVPGELSIVGFDDVPMASMTNPPLTSVAMPVNALSRAAAATVHAMLDPRAPKAPPLPPATELATRLLIRGTTGPA; from the coding sequence ATGGGCGGTACGGGCACCGGCGGAGGCGCGACCGGGCGCCGCCGTGCCGAGGGCCCCCGGGCCTCGATCCGGGCCGTGGCGAGGCTCGCCGGGGTGTCGCCGTCCACGGTGTCGCGCGCCCTGAACAATCCCGAGCTCGTGAACGCCGAGACCCGGCGGCGCGTGCTCGAATGCGCCGAACGGCTGGGCTACCGGCCGAACCGGGCGGCGCAGTCGCTGGTCCTCGGGCGCACCCGCAACGTCGGCCTGATCGTCCCCGACATCGCCAACCCGTTCTTCGCGCCGTTCATCAAGGGCGTCGAGGCCTACTTCCGGGACACCGAGTACGCGGTGTTCCTGGCCGATACCGACGAGGACACCGCGACGGAGGTCCGGCTGGCCGAGGCCATGGTGGAGCGGGTGGACGGGCTGATCCTGTGCGCCCCGCGCATGACCGGGGCGCGGCTGCGCGCCGTCGCGGCCAGAACCGCCGTGGTGCTGGCGAACCGGACCAGCGGGGCGGCGCCCTCGGTCCTGCTGGACTTCCGGCCCGGCATGGAGCAGGCGGTCGCGCACGTCCACGCGCTCGGCCACCGCCGCTGCGCCTACCTCTCCGGCCCCGCCAACTCCTGGTCCAACCGGCAGCGGCGCAGGTTCCTCGGCGCCGCCTGCGCGGAACGCGGCATCGAGCCGGTGGACCTCGGCCCGTACGAGCCGCGCTTCACCGGCGGGTACCGGGCGGCGGACGAGGTGCTCGCCGCGGGCGTCACCGCGGTGTTCGCCTACAACGACCTGGTCGCGCTCGGCGTGCTGTCCCGGCTCGCCGCGCGCGGCGTGCCGGTGCCCGGCGAGCTCAGCATCGTCGGGTTCGACGACGTCCCGATGGCCTCGATGACCAACCCGCCGCTCACCAGCGTGGCCATGCCCGTCAACGCGCTGTCGCGGGCGGCCGCCGCGACCGTGCACGCGATGCTCGACCCCCGGGCGCCCAAGGCGCCTCCGCTGCCGCCGGCGACCGAGCTGGCGACCCGACTGCTGATCAGAGGCACCACCGGGCCGGCGTGA
- a CDS encoding MFS transporter — translation MPSKHYSWIALSNTTLGMLLATVNSSIVIISLPAIFRGIHLNPLEPGNVSYLLWMLMGYMLVSAVLVVTLGRLGDMFGRVRMYNAGFAVFTVGTLVLALDPLHGGAGALWLIGWRVLQGIGGAMLMANSAAILTDAFPAHRRGMAMGVNQVAGIAGTFIGLVAGGLLSEINWRLVFFASAPIGIVGTIWAYRSLVETAKRAVGARIDWLGNVTFAVGLTALLAAITYGIQPYGGHDMGWTNPWVLAGVIGGLAVLAVFCWIETRVEQPMFHLSLFRIRAFAAGNLAGLLAAISRGGMQFMLIIWLQGIWLPLHGYDYEDTPLWAGIYLLPLTAGFLVAGPLSGHLSDRHGARAFASGGLVLSALAFAGLLVIPTDFGYTTFALLIFLNGIGSGLFAAPNTTAIMNSVPADQRGVASGMRATFMNAGMVLSIGVFFSLMIAGLADTLPRTLTQGLTEHGVPAGPAARVGELPPVGTLFAAFLGYNPIQNLLAPFHVLGGLAPDDVATLTGRSYFPHLISEPFHHGLVIVFGLAIAMSLVAALVSLLRGRRYVHDDDAVADEPAPQKAGRGAA, via the coding sequence GTGCCGTCCAAGCACTATTCGTGGATCGCGCTGAGCAACACGACGCTGGGCATGCTGTTGGCCACGGTCAACTCATCGATCGTGATCATCTCGCTGCCGGCGATCTTCCGCGGCATCCATCTGAACCCCCTCGAACCGGGCAATGTCAGCTACCTGCTCTGGATGCTGATGGGCTACATGCTCGTCTCGGCCGTGCTGGTGGTGACGCTCGGGCGGCTCGGGGACATGTTCGGGCGCGTCCGGATGTACAACGCCGGGTTCGCGGTCTTCACGGTCGGGACGCTCGTGCTGGCGCTCGACCCGCTGCACGGGGGCGCCGGTGCGCTCTGGCTCATCGGCTGGCGGGTGCTCCAGGGGATCGGCGGCGCCATGCTGATGGCGAACTCGGCCGCGATCCTCACCGACGCGTTCCCCGCCCACCGGCGCGGCATGGCAATGGGCGTCAACCAGGTCGCGGGGATCGCCGGGACGTTCATCGGCCTGGTCGCCGGTGGGCTGCTGAGCGAGATCAACTGGCGGCTGGTGTTCTTCGCCTCGGCGCCCATCGGGATCGTCGGGACGATCTGGGCGTACCGGAGCCTCGTCGAGACCGCCAAGCGGGCGGTGGGCGCCAGGATCGACTGGCTCGGCAACGTGACGTTCGCGGTGGGGCTGACCGCGCTGCTCGCCGCGATCACCTACGGCATCCAGCCCTACGGCGGGCACGACATGGGCTGGACGAATCCCTGGGTGCTCGCCGGGGTGATCGGCGGCCTCGCCGTCCTGGCGGTGTTCTGCTGGATCGAGACCAGGGTCGAGCAGCCGATGTTCCACCTGAGCCTGTTCCGCATCCGGGCCTTCGCGGCCGGCAACCTGGCCGGGCTGCTCGCCGCGATCTCGCGCGGCGGGATGCAGTTCATGCTGATCATCTGGCTGCAGGGCATCTGGCTGCCGCTGCACGGCTACGACTACGAGGACACCCCGCTGTGGGCGGGCATCTACCTGCTGCCGCTCACCGCCGGCTTCCTGGTCGCCGGGCCGCTCTCCGGGCACCTGTCCGACCGGCACGGCGCCCGCGCGTTCGCCTCCGGCGGGTTGGTGCTGTCGGCGCTGGCCTTCGCCGGGCTGCTGGTGATCCCGACCGACTTCGGGTACACCACCTTCGCGCTGCTGATCTTCCTCAACGGGATCGGCTCCGGGCTGTTCGCCGCCCCCAACACCACCGCGATCATGAATTCGGTCCCGGCGGACCAGCGCGGCGTGGCCTCCGGGATGCGCGCCACCTTCATGAACGCCGGCATGGTGCTGTCGATCGGCGTGTTCTTCTCGCTGATGATCGCCGGCCTGGCCGACACGCTGCCGAGGACGCTGACGCAGGGCCTGACCGAGCACGGCGTTCCGGCCGGGCCGGCCGCGCGGGTGGGCGAACTGCCGCCGGTCGGCACGCTGTTCGCGGCGTTCCTCGGATACAACCCGATCCAGAACCTACTCGCTCCGTTCCACGTGCTCGGCGGGCTCGCGCCGGACGACGTGGCCACGCTCACCGGCCGCTCGTACTTCCCGCACCTGATCTCCGAGCCGTTCCACCACGGCCTGGTCATCGTGTTCGGCCTGGCGATCGCGATGTCGCTGGTGGCGGCGCTGGTGTCGCTGCTGCGCGGGCGCCGGTACGTGCACGACGACGACGCCGTCGCCGACGAGCCCGCGCCGCAGAAGGCGGGGCGCGGCGCCGCCTGA
- a CDS encoding PPOX class F420-dependent oxidoreductase: MDGRHRLDLTDERLIAFWRERHLCTLVTLRRDGTPHSVPVGATLDAGTVRVITSASSAKARHVRDAGASGLPVAVTQVDGRRWSTIEGRAVLRTDPASVAHAEDLYTARYKPPRPNPNRVVIEITATRVLGNL, translated from the coding sequence GTGGACGGACGACACCGGCTGGACCTCACCGACGAGCGGCTCATCGCCTTCTGGCGGGAACGCCACCTGTGCACCCTCGTCACCCTCCGCCGGGACGGCACCCCGCACTCGGTCCCCGTCGGCGCGACGCTGGACGCCGGCACCGTACGTGTGATCACCTCGGCCTCCTCGGCGAAGGCCCGCCACGTTCGCGACGCCGGCGCTTCCGGCCTGCCCGTCGCCGTCACCCAGGTGGACGGCCGCCGCTGGTCGACCATCGAGGGCCGCGCCGTCCTGCGGACCGACCCGGCCTCCGTCGCGCACGCGGAGGACCTCTACACCGCCCGCTACAAGCCGCCGCGCCCGAACCCGAACCGCGTCGTCATAGAGATCACCGCCACTCGGGTCCTGGGCAACCTCTGA
- the hypF gene encoding carbamoyltransferase HypF, which translates to MDVRVGVRVEGVVQGVGFRPFVHGLATGLGLSGLVGNDAGGVFIEVEGAPDEVGRFLDGLRTRPPRLALVERVTTRELDAVGRGGFAIVGSDASGERRALVSWDAATCDDCLREMRDPGDRRHRYPFINCTACGPRFTIVTGVPYDRPNTTMAGFAMCGPCAAEYRDPADRRFHAQPVCCPACGPSLTLRPHAGDPLDAARTVLADGAVLAVKGLGGYHLAARAADRGAVAALRSRKHREDKPFAVMVPDLEAARDLCDLTPAEEALLTGPRRPIVPARRRPDAALADAVAPGNRSVGLMLPYTPLHHLLVTEPIVLTSGNVSDEPIAYRDEDALERLAGIADAFLVHDRPIHTRTDDSVMRAFRGRTLPVRRSRGYAPEPIRVPAGRPVLACGAELKNTFCLTRDSRAFVSHHIGDLENHETLRAFEEGIEHFRRLFDIAPELIAYDPHPEYLSTKYALDQDLPGVAVQHHHAHIASCLADNGADGPVIGVAFDGTGYGTDGTLWGGEFLVADLRGFERAGHLEPVPLPGGAAAIREPWRMAAAYGVPDDLPVARRPEWAAVTALARRGVNAPPTSSMGRLFDAVAAVLGVRDRVNYEGQAAIELEQCADIAETGTYSACLNGATGFTVAGGEFLDAVVADLKANVPVPTIAARFHNGVAALVVTAASRIRAETGIGTVALSGGVFQNMLLLDRAVTGLAGVGFEVLTHHRVPPNDGGISLGQAAVATARG; encoded by the coding sequence GTGGACGTCAGGGTCGGTGTCCGCGTCGAAGGAGTCGTGCAGGGCGTCGGGTTCCGGCCGTTCGTGCACGGTCTCGCGACCGGCCTCGGGCTGTCGGGGCTGGTCGGCAACGACGCGGGCGGCGTGTTCATCGAGGTCGAGGGCGCCCCCGACGAGGTCGGGCGCTTCCTGGACGGGCTGCGCACGCGCCCGCCCCGGCTCGCCCTCGTCGAGCGCGTCACGACGCGGGAGCTGGACGCCGTCGGGCGCGGCGGCTTCGCCATCGTGGGAAGCGACGCGTCGGGTGAGCGCCGGGCCCTCGTGTCGTGGGACGCGGCGACCTGCGACGACTGCCTGCGCGAGATGCGCGATCCGGGCGACCGGCGCCACCGGTACCCGTTCATCAACTGCACCGCCTGCGGGCCGCGCTTCACGATCGTCACGGGCGTTCCGTACGACCGTCCGAACACGACCATGGCGGGCTTCGCGATGTGCGGGCCGTGCGCCGCCGAGTACCGGGACCCGGCCGACCGCAGGTTCCACGCCCAGCCGGTGTGCTGCCCCGCCTGCGGTCCGTCCCTCACCCTGCGCCCCCATGCCGGCGATCCCCTGGACGCCGCGCGGACGGTGCTCGCGGACGGCGCGGTCCTCGCCGTCAAGGGCCTCGGCGGCTACCACCTCGCGGCACGGGCGGCGGACCGCGGCGCGGTGGCCGCGCTGCGCTCCCGCAAGCACCGCGAGGACAAGCCGTTCGCCGTGATGGTCCCCGACCTGGAGGCGGCCCGGGACCTGTGCGACCTCACGCCGGCCGAGGAGGCGTTGCTCACCGGACCGCGCCGCCCGATCGTGCCGGCGCGGCGCCGACCGGACGCGGCCCTCGCGGACGCGGTCGCACCGGGCAACCGGTCCGTCGGCCTCATGCTGCCCTACACCCCGCTGCACCACCTGCTCGTCACCGAGCCCATCGTTCTGACCAGCGGAAACGTCTCGGACGAGCCGATCGCCTACCGGGACGAGGACGCCCTGGAACGGCTCGCCGGCATCGCCGACGCCTTCCTCGTGCACGACCGGCCCATCCACACCCGGACCGACGACTCGGTGATGCGGGCGTTCCGCGGCCGGACGCTGCCCGTCCGGCGGTCCCGCGGCTACGCGCCGGAGCCGATTCGCGTCCCCGCCGGCCGCCCGGTGCTGGCGTGCGGCGCGGAGCTGAAGAACACGTTCTGCCTGACCCGCGACAGCCGGGCGTTCGTCTCCCACCACATCGGCGACCTGGAGAACCACGAGACGCTCCGCGCCTTCGAGGAGGGCATCGAGCACTTCCGGCGGCTGTTCGACATCGCGCCCGAGCTGATCGCCTACGACCCGCACCCGGAGTACCTGTCCACGAAGTACGCGCTCGACCAGGACCTGCCCGGGGTCGCCGTCCAGCACCACCACGCGCACATCGCCTCCTGCCTCGCCGACAACGGCGCGGACGGCCCGGTGATCGGCGTGGCGTTCGACGGCACCGGGTACGGGACCGACGGCACCCTGTGGGGCGGCGAGTTCCTGGTCGCCGACCTGCGCGGCTTCGAGCGCGCCGGGCATCTGGAGCCGGTTCCGCTGCCCGGCGGCGCCGCCGCGATCCGCGAGCCGTGGCGCATGGCGGCGGCCTACGGGGTCCCTGACGACCTGCCGGTGGCCCGCCGCCCCGAATGGGCCGCGGTCACCGCCCTCGCCCGGCGCGGCGTCAACGCCCCGCCGACCTCCAGCATGGGCCGCCTCTTCGACGCGGTCGCCGCCGTCCTCGGCGTCCGCGACCGCGTCAACTACGAGGGGCAGGCCGCCATCGAGCTGGAGCAGTGCGCCGACATCGCCGAAACCGGCACATATTCGGCGTGCCTGAACGGCGCGACCGGCTTCACCGTCGCGGGCGGAGAGTTCCTGGACGCGGTGGTGGCCGACCTCAAGGCGAACGTCCCCGTCCCGACGATCGCCGCGCGCTTCCACAACGGCGTCGCTGCGCTCGTCGTCACCGCCGCCTCCCGCATCAGGGCGGAGACGGGCATCGGCACGGTCGCGCTCTCCGGTGGCGTGTTCCAGAACATGCTCCTGCTCGACCGCGCCGTCACCGGCCTCGCCGGCGTGGGCTTCGAGGTGCTGACCCACCACCGCGTCCCTCCCAACGACGGCGGCATCAGCCTCGGCCAGGCGGCCGTCGCCACCGCCCGCGGCTGA
- a CDS encoding SRPBCC family protein yields MIEVTGQINTVTRTVGEKALESGTARTATISRVYDTGVDDLWNAVTDPERISRWFLPVSGDLRLGGRFQLEGNASGTIERCDPPKGFAATWEYGGQTTWIEVRLTPEADGRTRFELEHTALVDPSQNQFGPGVVGIGWDMGLLGLTIHVESGEDARAKLGDAWAMSEEGREFARQAGEGWYAADVAAGADEATARTAADFTIAMYTGEQ; encoded by the coding sequence ATGATCGAAGTCACCGGCCAGATCAACACCGTCACCCGCACGGTGGGCGAGAAGGCGCTGGAGTCCGGCACCGCGAGGACCGCGACGATCAGCAGGGTCTACGACACCGGCGTCGACGACCTGTGGAACGCCGTCACCGACCCCGAGCGGATCTCCCGCTGGTTCCTGCCGGTCTCCGGCGACCTGCGGCTCGGCGGCCGCTTCCAGCTGGAGGGCAACGCCAGCGGGACGATCGAGCGCTGCGACCCGCCGAAGGGGTTCGCGGCGACGTGGGAGTACGGCGGCCAGACCACCTGGATCGAGGTCCGGCTGACCCCCGAGGCGGACGGCCGGACCCGGTTCGAGCTGGAGCACACCGCCCTCGTCGACCCTTCGCAGAACCAGTTCGGTCCGGGCGTCGTCGGCATCGGCTGGGACATGGGGCTCCTCGGCCTCACCATCCACGTGGAGTCCGGCGAGGACGCCCGGGCCAAGCTCGGCGATGCCTGGGCCATGTCCGAGGAGGGCCGCGAGTTCGCGCGGCAGGCCGGTGAGGGCTGGTACGCCGCCGACGTCGCGGCCGGCGCCGACGAGGCCACCGCCCGCACCGCGGCGGACTTCACCATCGCCATGTACACCGGGGAGCAGTGA
- a CDS encoding ArsR/SmtB family transcription factor translates to MHAFDVVGDPVRRRILELLAGGERSSGEVTAAVRRDFGISQPAVSQHLRVLRDNGFAVVRAERTRRLYAVDSAPLQEIDAWLERFRRSWTPRLDALATEIARGKRAHRTHHDDPGSET, encoded by the coding sequence GTGCACGCATTCGATGTGGTGGGCGATCCCGTCCGGCGCCGGATCCTCGAGCTGCTCGCCGGCGGCGAGCGCTCGTCCGGTGAGGTCACGGCGGCCGTCCGGAGGGATTTCGGGATCTCCCAGCCCGCGGTGTCGCAGCATCTGAGGGTGCTGCGCGACAACGGATTCGCCGTCGTGCGGGCGGAGCGGACGCGCCGGCTCTACGCTGTCGACTCAGCACCTCTGCAGGAGATCGACGCGTGGCTCGAACGCTTCCGCCGGTCCTGGACGCCGCGTCTGGACGCCCTGGCGACCGAGATCGCCCGTGGGAAGCGCGCACACCGTACGCATCACGACGACCCAGGGAGCGAGACATGA
- a CDS encoding FMN reductase, with protein sequence MTALAVVSAGLGQPSSTRLLADRLAEAAAGALRGDATVETIELRDHAHAMVDATLTGFPSGTFRAAVETVANADGLIAVTPVFNASYSGLFKTFFDVLERGSLDGTPVLLGATGGTARHSLAIDYAMRPLFAYLRASVVPTGVYAASEDWGSAETALPERVARAGAELAALVEARPAPVKDDPYEAPVPFEQLLAGH encoded by the coding sequence ATGACCGCCCTCGCCGTCGTCTCCGCCGGGCTCGGGCAGCCCTCGTCCACCCGGCTCCTGGCCGACCGGCTCGCCGAGGCGGCGGCCGGCGCCCTCCGGGGGGACGCGACCGTCGAGACGATCGAGCTGCGCGACCACGCGCACGCGATGGTCGACGCGACCCTGACCGGCTTCCCGTCCGGGACGTTCCGCGCCGCCGTCGAGACTGTGGCGAACGCCGACGGCCTCATCGCCGTGACGCCGGTCTTCAACGCGTCCTACAGCGGGTTGTTCAAGACCTTCTTCGACGTCCTGGAGCGCGGCTCCCTGGACGGCACGCCGGTACTGCTCGGCGCGACCGGCGGCACCGCCCGGCACTCTCTGGCCATCGATTACGCGATGCGGCCCCTGTTCGCGTACCTGCGCGCTAGCGTCGTCCCGACCGGTGTCTACGCGGCGTCCGAGGACTGGGGGAGCGCCGAGACGGCCCTGCCGGAGCGCGTCGCCCGGGCCGGCGCCGAACTGGCCGCCCTGGTGGAGGCCCGGCCGGCCCCGGTGAAGGACGACCCGTACGAGGCGCCCGTGCCGTTCGAGCAGCTTCTCGCCGGACACTGA
- a CDS encoding LLM class flavin-dependent oxidoreductase, whose translation MQFGIFTVGDVTPDPTDGRVPTEAERIKAMVAIALKAEEAGLDVFATGEHHNPPFVPSSPTTMLGYIAARTERLILSTATTLITTNDPVKIAEDFAMLQHLADGRVDLMMGRGNTGPVYPWFGKDIRDGIPLAIENYHLLHRLWREDVVDWEGEHRTPLQSFTSTPRPLDGVPPFVWHGSIRSPEIAEQAAFYGDGFFANHIFWPTDHFQRLIGLYRRRYEHYGHGSADQAIVGLGGQVFMRRNSQDAVREFRPYFDNAPVYGHGPSLEEFTAETPLTVGSPQQVIDKTLTFRDHFGDYQRQLFLMDHAGLPLKTVLEQIDMLGEEVVPVLRKEFEALRPAHVPATAPTHASRLVEEVR comes from the coding sequence ATGCAGTTCGGGATCTTCACGGTCGGCGACGTCACCCCCGACCCGACCGACGGGCGGGTTCCGACCGAGGCCGAGCGGATCAAGGCCATGGTGGCGATCGCGCTCAAGGCCGAGGAGGCGGGCCTGGACGTCTTCGCGACCGGCGAGCACCACAACCCCCCGTTCGTGCCGTCCTCCCCGACCACGATGCTCGGCTACATCGCGGCGCGCACCGAGCGGCTGATCCTGTCCACCGCGACCACGCTGATCACCACGAACGACCCGGTGAAGATCGCCGAGGACTTCGCGATGCTCCAGCACCTCGCCGACGGCCGGGTGGACCTGATGATGGGCCGCGGCAACACCGGCCCCGTCTATCCCTGGTTCGGCAAGGACATTCGCGACGGCATCCCGCTCGCCATCGAGAACTACCACCTCCTGCACCGGCTCTGGCGCGAGGACGTCGTCGACTGGGAGGGCGAGCACCGCACGCCGCTGCAGTCGTTCACCTCGACGCCGCGGCCGCTGGACGGCGTCCCGCCGTTCGTCTGGCACGGCTCGATCCGCAGCCCGGAGATCGCCGAGCAGGCCGCCTTCTACGGCGACGGCTTCTTCGCCAACCACATCTTCTGGCCGACGGACCACTTCCAGCGCCTGATCGGGCTGTACCGGCGGCGCTACGAGCACTACGGGCACGGCTCCGCCGACCAGGCGATCGTCGGCCTCGGCGGGCAGGTGTTCATGCGCAGGAACTCCCAGGACGCCGTCCGCGAGTTCCGCCCGTACTTCGACAACGCGCCGGTCTACGGGCACGGGCCGTCGCTGGAGGAGTTCACCGCGGAGACGCCGCTCACGGTCGGCAGCCCGCAGCAGGTCATCGACAAGACGCTGACGTTCCGCGACCACTTCGGCGACTACCAGCGCCAGCTGTTCCTGATGGACCACGCGGGGCTGCCGCTGAAGACCGTCCTGGAGCAGATCGACATGCTGGGGGAGGAGGTCGTGCCCGTGCTGCGCAAGGAGTTCGAGGCGCTGCGTCCGGCGCACGTCCCGGCGACCGCCCCGACCCACGCGTCCCGCCTCGTCGAGGAGGTGCGATGA
- a CDS encoding TDT family transporter, with protein MSLPTPNRSLLGALDRPTEVFRHLGPNWYAAVMGTSIVANGANALPVDVPGLHAFAVVVWAGSLLMLVALMAARAVHFTRHADVARFQLLDNPATAVFYGCPPMAMLAVGYGTLMLGPEVIGAQAAIALDTVLWTLGTLYAVLAAAGVPYLMITRHRLGPADPTWLLPVVAPMVAAALGPALVPHLPEGQARATLLLGCYALFGASLLATLVLLPGIWARLAGGPPSPVALTPTLFLVLGPLGQSTTAVVQIANAAGTAAPGYAAATRAFAVLYGAPVMGFALLWLVIAATANLRALRGGMPFAMTWWAFTFPVGTCVTGASGLSRITGLDALTDVAVLLYLLLVTAWAVAGVQTVRGALSGRLFLPAVPRPAPLRPLPAA; from the coding sequence ATGAGCCTCCCCACCCCGAACCGCTCCCTGCTGGGCGCGCTCGACCGCCCCACCGAGGTGTTCCGGCATCTCGGCCCCAACTGGTACGCGGCCGTCATGGGCACGTCGATCGTTGCGAACGGGGCGAACGCGCTGCCGGTGGACGTCCCCGGCCTGCACGCCTTCGCCGTGGTCGTGTGGGCGGGCTCGCTGCTGATGCTCGTGGCGCTCATGGCGGCGCGCGCCGTCCACTTCACCCGCCACGCGGACGTGGCGCGGTTCCAGCTCCTGGACAACCCCGCCACGGCCGTGTTCTACGGCTGCCCGCCGATGGCGATGCTCGCCGTCGGCTACGGGACGCTCATGCTCGGCCCCGAGGTGATCGGCGCCCAGGCGGCGATCGCCCTGGACACCGTCCTCTGGACGCTCGGGACGCTCTACGCCGTGCTGGCCGCCGCCGGCGTCCCCTACCTCATGATCACCAGGCACCGGCTCGGGCCCGCGGACCCGACCTGGCTGCTGCCCGTCGTCGCCCCGATGGTCGCCGCGGCGCTCGGGCCCGCGCTCGTCCCGCACCTGCCGGAGGGGCAGGCCCGCGCCACGCTGCTGTTGGGCTGCTACGCCCTGTTCGGCGCGAGCCTGCTGGCCACGCTGGTCCTGCTGCCCGGCATCTGGGCGCGGCTCGCCGGCGGCCCGCCGTCACCGGTCGCCCTCACCCCGACACTGTTCCTCGTGCTCGGGCCGCTCGGGCAGTCCACCACGGCCGTCGTGCAGATCGCGAATGCTGCGGGGACGGCCGCTCCCGGGTACGCGGCTGCGACGCGCGCGTTCGCCGTCCTCTACGGCGCTCCGGTGATGGGCTTCGCGCTGCTCTGGCTGGTCATCGCGGCGACCGCGAACCTGCGGGCGCTGCGCGGCGGCATGCCGTTCGCGATGACGTGGTGGGCGTTCACCTTCCCGGTCGGGACGTGCGTGACCGGCGCGTCCGGCCTGTCGCGGATCACCGGCCTGGACGCGCTGACCGACGTGGCCGTGCTCCTCTACCTCCTCCTCGTCACGGCCTGGGCCGTGGCCGGCGTCCAGACGGTCCGGGGCGCGCTCAGCGGGCGCCTCTTCCTGCCCGCCGTGCCGCGTCCGGCTCCGCTGCGACCGCTTCCCGCCGCCTAG